The Candidatus Nitrosymbiomonas proteolyticus genome has a segment encoding these proteins:
- a CDS encoding adenylate and Guanylate cyclase catalytic domain protein, giving the protein MHTESGTQARETGESAQALVRYLREHPEAVRVPAKELAEQFGLSVEFVERFIAGLVQRKGAAIDARPVISPVRRFLGRTRRLVFRLMDHPVPFISVTAAAAISLFLYFHFLNHPLSQVRPGDPVIDLRADPVLFFGITLATLLLHWTCYYRLGRVRYALLGAVACWVLSATALMVVAWLRMQDQNVSNMPVQLLLLAFGMLALNVAYAGAGAFAAVLGGFAQLKRSDRELEQMTRQQLLGRLFELQELLEKPHETLTSIEERPWYRALETVRAQPLHYAIGLGAGAAAVYMLLRGVVFGHLDDASLSRMPLLVLVTLAFQVSDIALMAIVSFVHRNVGGAILSAVVYQLSGLLMYLLPIPHFGPEFFRRPAMPFILAIGFILAVTVGIVAHVGSLVEERALRERRRLVNDPAILLAELVRIQWMLSVKPLDVCVMVVDVVKSSLMKAGSDPLKAEFSFRDYQEMVAGIAQKHGGRVHSTAGDGVVVAFDDCRAALDAAKSVQSEMPLFNQSRNRLSMPFRLRIGIHSGLVTGDIDKVVFTEVIDIAAHSEKRAPVGGIVVTEKALERLTGEPMAPLNEEIGGNRLFLVLSSGSS; this is encoded by the coding sequence TTGCACACGGAATCCGGTACTCAGGCGCGGGAAACGGGCGAATCCGCTCAGGCCCTTGTGCGCTATCTGAGGGAGCATCCAGAAGCGGTTCGAGTCCCCGCCAAGGAGCTCGCCGAGCAGTTCGGCCTTTCCGTAGAGTTCGTCGAACGATTCATCGCGGGATTGGTTCAGCGCAAGGGCGCAGCGATCGACGCTCGCCCGGTGATTTCGCCGGTCCGACGGTTTCTGGGTCGAACCAGGCGGCTTGTGTTTCGGCTGATGGACCACCCGGTGCCGTTTATCAGCGTGACGGCCGCAGCGGCGATCTCGCTGTTCCTGTACTTTCACTTTCTCAACCACCCGCTTTCGCAAGTCCGGCCTGGCGATCCCGTGATCGACCTGCGAGCCGATCCGGTGCTGTTCTTCGGCATCACCCTCGCCACGCTCTTGCTCCATTGGACTTGTTACTACCGCCTAGGACGGGTTCGGTATGCGCTCTTGGGCGCGGTCGCTTGTTGGGTGCTGTCGGCGACGGCGCTTATGGTGGTCGCCTGGCTTAGGATGCAAGACCAGAACGTGTCGAACATGCCGGTCCAGTTGCTGCTCCTGGCCTTTGGAATGCTCGCGCTCAACGTCGCTTATGCGGGCGCGGGCGCTTTCGCGGCGGTGCTTGGAGGGTTCGCTCAGCTCAAGAGGTCCGACCGGGAACTCGAACAGATGACTCGGCAGCAGCTCTTGGGGCGGCTGTTTGAACTTCAGGAGCTTCTCGAGAAGCCGCACGAAACCCTGACTTCGATTGAAGAGCGCCCCTGGTATCGGGCGCTGGAGACCGTTCGGGCCCAGCCTCTTCATTACGCCATCGGCTTGGGAGCGGGCGCCGCAGCAGTTTACATGCTCCTTCGGGGGGTTGTTTTCGGCCACCTTGACGACGCAAGCCTCAGCCGAATGCCGCTGCTCGTTCTGGTCACCCTCGCCTTTCAGGTTTCGGACATCGCATTGATGGCGATCGTCTCGTTCGTTCATCGCAACGTTGGCGGGGCGATTCTAAGCGCGGTCGTCTACCAACTCTCGGGACTCTTGATGTACTTGCTTCCGATTCCGCACTTCGGACCCGAGTTCTTTCGAAGGCCGGCGATGCCTTTCATTCTCGCGATCGGGTTTATTCTGGCCGTGACGGTGGGAATCGTGGCCCATGTTGGTTCGTTGGTCGAAGAGCGCGCCCTTCGAGAACGTCGCCGCCTGGTCAACGATCCCGCGATCTTGCTGGCCGAACTGGTCCGGATTCAATGGATGCTCTCCGTGAAGCCGCTCGACGTGTGCGTGATGGTCGTCGATGTGGTAAAGAGTTCGCTGATGAAGGCCGGATCGGACCCGTTAAAGGCCGAGTTCAGCTTCCGCGACTATCAAGAGATGGTCGCTGGGATCGCCCAGAAACACGGGGGCCGGGTGCATTCGACGGCAGGCGATGGCGTCGTGGTTGCGTTCGACGACTGCAGGGCTGCCTTGGATGCGGCCAAGAGCGTTCAATCCGAGATGCCCCTGTTCAATCAGTCGCGGAACCGGCTCTCGATGCCATTCCGACTTCGGATCGGCATTCACTCGGGCCTCGTGACGGGGGACATCGACAAAGTCGTGTTTACTGAGGTGATCGATATCGCGGCTCATTCGGAAAAGCGCGCGCCCGTCGGCGGGATCGTCGTCACGGAGAAGGCTTTGGAGCGGCTCACCGGCGAGCCGATGGCGCCCTTGAACGAAGAGATCGGGGGCAACCGCCTCTTCCTGGTGCTGAGCTCGGGGTCTTCATGA
- a CDS encoding RNase HII, which translates to MNLLDFNTSPESPEAGLLFEEGVAGIDEAGRGPLAGPVVAAAVILPSGFDTLGLDDSKKLTFQQREEWAEKIRFKAHWGLAIVGPSQIDRTNILQATFQAMLDAYLSLPMRPTAVRVDGNQVPPGIDVPCSAWVKGDSKHTAIAAASILAKTERDSLMRGFATLYPGYGFERHFGYASPEHLEAIERLGPCPLHRMSFRPLRKDEQACLTFDA; encoded by the coding sequence ATGAACCTCCTCGACTTCAACACCTCCCCTGAGTCGCCCGAGGCGGGCTTGTTGTTTGAAGAGGGTGTTGCGGGGATCGATGAAGCTGGCAGGGGCCCCCTTGCAGGTCCCGTCGTCGCGGCGGCGGTGATCCTCCCGAGCGGATTCGACACCCTTGGCCTCGACGACTCCAAGAAGCTCACTTTCCAGCAGCGGGAGGAGTGGGCCGAGAAGATTCGCTTCAAGGCGCATTGGGGACTCGCGATCGTCGGACCCAGTCAAATCGACCGTACGAACATCCTCCAAGCGACGTTTCAAGCGATGCTCGATGCTTATTTGTCGCTCCCCATGCGCCCCACTGCGGTTCGCGTCGATGGGAATCAGGTACCTCCGGGGATCGATGTGCCGTGCAGCGCATGGGTCAAGGGCGATTCAAAGCACACGGCCATCGCCGCGGCTTCGATCCTCGCCAAGACCGAGCGCGACTCGCTGATGCGGGGGTTTGCCACGTTGTACCCAGGCTACGGGTTCGAGAGGCACTTCGGATATGCGTCCCCCGAGCATCTCGAAGCGATCGAAAGACTTGGGCCGTGTCCCCTTCACCGGATGTCGTTTCGGCCCTTGCGGAAGGATGAGCAGGCTTGCCTAACCTTCGACGCGTAG
- a CDS encoding pyruvate dehydrogenase E1 subunit beta, whose translation MSAAAPATETIKSNYLMAIREALDEELGSNPDMLCLGEDIGLLGGAFGVTDGLQAKYGEQRVIDMPISEAAIVGVAVGAALNGKTVMAEMQFIDFISCAFDQIVNMLATYHYRTAGDAALNVVIRGPAGAYGGGALYHSQMNEAWFCHSPGLKVVCPSTPRDAKGLLKAALRDPNPVLFYEVKELYRLREIAEELPGKDFTIPFGQASIRREGRDLTAITYGQNVYHCLHAADKLAEEGIEMEVIDLRTLVPLDEATIIESVKKTNRALVVNEAPKTCGFAGEVVARICELSFEHLDAPPLRVTRSDTPVPWAKPLELKVLPSVEKICDAARRIAKF comes from the coding sequence ATGAGCGCAGCCGCACCCGCTACCGAAACCATCAAGTCGAACTACCTCATGGCGATCCGGGAAGCCCTGGACGAGGAGTTAGGTTCCAATCCGGATATGCTGTGCCTCGGCGAGGACATCGGCCTCCTGGGTGGGGCGTTCGGAGTGACGGATGGCCTCCAAGCGAAGTACGGCGAACAGCGAGTGATCGATATGCCGATCAGCGAAGCCGCGATCGTGGGCGTTGCGGTCGGCGCAGCGCTCAACGGGAAAACCGTCATGGCTGAGATGCAGTTCATCGACTTCATCTCCTGCGCGTTCGATCAGATCGTCAACATGCTGGCGACCTATCATTACCGCACGGCCGGCGACGCGGCGCTCAACGTGGTGATTCGCGGACCTGCAGGGGCCTACGGCGGAGGCGCGCTCTACCACAGCCAGATGAACGAAGCGTGGTTCTGCCACTCGCCTGGGCTCAAGGTCGTTTGCCCCTCCACGCCCCGCGACGCGAAGGGGCTCCTCAAGGCCGCGCTGCGTGACCCCAACCCCGTGCTCTTCTACGAGGTCAAGGAGCTCTACCGCCTGCGAGAGATCGCGGAAGAACTCCCCGGAAAGGACTTCACGATTCCGTTTGGCCAGGCCTCAATTCGGCGCGAGGGGCGAGACCTCACGGCGATCACCTACGGCCAGAACGTATACCATTGCCTTCACGCCGCCGACAAGCTCGCCGAGGAAGGCATCGAAATGGAGGTCATAGACTTGAGAACGCTCGTGCCGCTCGACGAAGCCACGATCATCGAGTCGGTGAAGAAGACCAACCGAGCATTGGTCGTGAACGAAGCTCCCAAGACGTGCGGTTTCGCAGGCGAAGTCGTGGCCCGCATTTGCGAACTGAGCTTCGAACACCTCGACGCGCCGCCGCTTCGAGTGACTCGTTCCGACACTCCCGTGCCGTGGGCCAAGCCGCTCGAACTCAAAGTGCTGCCGTCCGTTGAGAAGATTTGCGACGCCGCCCGACGGATCGCGAAGTTCTGA
- a CDS encoding peptidase M48 Zn-dependent, with protein sequence MAAKRTLHEQIAANVRASWFYSFLMVLLLAALGAVTGGVLDPNAWPLGAALAAALGVAVALFARYAGSKVILALSGAREATRDEFRVLDNVAEEMAIAAGIPKPKVMVIDSPSPNAFATGPDPKNAVVVFTSGILSRLDRDELQGVMAHEIAHVRNYDIRFMTTIAMVAGLIPLLAYSLRRILWHGGGRRSRDNDSGSAIFLVLAILLSILAPLFSMLLHMAVSRQREYLADATAAQLTRYPEGLARALKKIASDPTPLENANAATEHLYIVNPLHKFSESLNSLFSTHPPVERRIQALMGLMGNYSAGRALEDFSDMPSIPDQSGRG encoded by the coding sequence ATGGCAGCAAAACGAACCCTCCACGAGCAGATCGCGGCAAACGTCCGGGCGAGTTGGTTCTACTCCTTCTTGATGGTACTGCTTCTGGCTGCGTTGGGAGCGGTCACGGGAGGGGTGCTCGATCCGAACGCATGGCCCCTTGGGGCTGCGCTCGCGGCTGCCTTGGGCGTGGCCGTAGCTTTGTTTGCGCGGTATGCGGGCAGCAAGGTGATCTTGGCGCTGTCGGGCGCAAGGGAGGCTACGCGCGATGAGTTCCGCGTTCTCGACAACGTCGCCGAAGAAATGGCGATCGCTGCCGGAATCCCCAAGCCCAAGGTCATGGTGATCGACTCGCCCTCCCCGAACGCGTTTGCGACCGGCCCCGACCCAAAAAATGCGGTCGTCGTGTTCACGTCCGGGATCCTTTCCCGCCTCGATCGAGACGAACTGCAGGGGGTGATGGCCCACGAGATCGCCCACGTCCGCAATTACGACATACGGTTCATGACCACAATCGCGATGGTGGCAGGGCTGATCCCGCTGCTCGCGTATTCGCTCCGGAGGATCCTCTGGCACGGAGGCGGGCGAAGGAGCCGCGACAACGACTCAGGATCGGCGATTTTCCTCGTCCTCGCGATCCTCCTTTCCATCCTCGCGCCGCTGTTTTCGATGCTGCTCCACATGGCAGTCAGCCGCCAGCGCGAATACCTGGCCGATGCGACCGCCGCTCAACTCACCCGCTACCCCGAAGGACTTGCGCGTGCGCTCAAGAAGATTGCCAGCGACCCCACGCCGCTCGAAAACGCCAACGCCGCGACCGAGCATCTCTATATCGTCAACCCGCTCCATAAGTTCAGCGAGAGCCTCAATAGCCTGTTCAGCACCCACCCTCCCGTCGAAAGGAGAATCCAGGCGCTGATGGGACTCATGGGGAACTACTCCGCAGGGCGGGCGCTCGAGGACTTCTCGGATATGCCTTCGATCCCCGATCAATCCGGTCGCGGTTGA
- a CDS encoding lipoate-protein ligase B yields MREGRWVDLGRMRYAPCFELQRKLLEGVVGGSEAPTLLFVEHEPVLSLGAGFHEENLLLSREEYARRGIEVHPTDRGGDVTFHGPNQLVAYPIFPLAWVDQDLHRWMRTLEESVIAALRDFGLKGERFPPLTGVWVGGRKVCAIGIKVRRWVSMHGLALNCNNDLSPFDLIVPCGIQGYSVTSVSRESGREVTTQQARESLLRAFEGLLNVSLEVEGREALLIRLLGETQASETLHEPPRLQHLP; encoded by the coding sequence ATGAGAGAAGGTCGCTGGGTCGATCTGGGGCGCATGCGATATGCGCCTTGCTTTGAATTGCAGCGAAAACTGCTCGAAGGGGTCGTCGGAGGTTCGGAAGCCCCTACGCTGCTCTTCGTCGAGCATGAGCCCGTGCTGAGCCTCGGCGCGGGGTTCCATGAAGAGAACCTTCTTTTGAGCCGTGAAGAGTATGCGAGGCGCGGGATCGAAGTACACCCCACCGACCGAGGTGGCGACGTAACGTTCCACGGGCCGAACCAACTGGTCGCCTATCCCATTTTTCCACTTGCGTGGGTCGATCAGGACCTCCACCGCTGGATGCGAACTCTCGAAGAGTCCGTGATCGCGGCACTGCGCGATTTCGGGTTGAAAGGCGAGCGGTTCCCTCCGCTGACGGGCGTCTGGGTGGGGGGACGAAAGGTCTGCGCGATCGGCATCAAGGTTCGGAGGTGGGTGTCGATGCACGGCCTGGCCCTCAACTGCAACAACGACCTCTCGCCCTTCGATCTGATCGTGCCGTGCGGGATCCAAGGCTACTCAGTCACGAGTGTGAGCCGCGAATCGGGCCGTGAGGTCACGACGCAGCAGGCGAGGGAGAGTCTCTTGCGGGCCTTCGAAGGATTGCTGAATGTTTCGCTCGAAGTAGAGGGACGTGAGGCGCTCTTGATCCGTCTGTTGGGTGAGACGCAGGCCTCTGAGACCCTCCATGAACCTCCTCGACTTCAACACCTCCCCTGA
- a CDS encoding camphor resistance protein CrcB, with the protein MSGWERALYVGLGGMLGSLARYWVGGWVQSRTGAVFPWGTLCVNLLGSFLLGLLMGVALRENVPLSARLFLGVGVLGGFTTFSTLSYETLQLITGRSWGLALLNAGGSVVAGLISAGLGIVVARAIGGA; encoded by the coding sequence ATGTCGGGTTGGGAAAGAGCCCTCTATGTCGGCCTCGGCGGAATGCTCGGCTCGCTGGCAAGGTATTGGGTCGGCGGTTGGGTCCAAAGCCGCACAGGCGCGGTGTTTCCTTGGGGAACGCTCTGCGTCAACCTGCTGGGCTCATTTCTGTTGGGGCTCTTGATGGGCGTTGCGCTGAGGGAGAACGTCCCGCTCAGCGCCCGGCTCTTTCTCGGAGTGGGGGTACTTGGAGGCTTCACCACGTTCTCCACGCTGTCTTACGAGACGCTTCAATTGATTACCGGTCGAAGCTGGGGGCTTGCGCTCTTGAACGCAGGGGGGAGCGTCGTCGCGGGCTTGATTTCCGCTGGACTCGGCATTGTCGTCGCGAGGGCGATAGGAGGCGCTTGA
- a CDS encoding (p)ppGpp synthetase, with protein MALPADPIHPEWTEPPELEEFLEHLGPRREEASLERIRKAYFVADRAHKGQTRQSGEPYITHPLAVAKIVEQINMDDDTLVAALLHDTLEDTPVSATEIEAWFGTEVLAMVEGVTKLRFQPKGETATMRARAESVRAAENLRKMLLAMASDVRVVIIKLADRLHNMRTLQGLEPEKRTRIANETLDVFAPLAARLGIWELKWQLEDLAFQNLHPNEYRRVADLVAKSRGERESELELAIETLQRKLAEKGIAGAEIKGRPKHLYSIFQKMVKQGRSFEEIHDLLALRVIVEKVSDCYLALGIVHESFLPLAGLFYDYIAKPKSNGYQSLHTKVMGPHGEPVEVQIRTREMHEVAEYGVAAHWGYKEGSTKEAEVKQLARLREQLFDWSSDAKLSSDFLRSISTDLFSEQVFVFTPRGDVIDLPAGSTPVDFAFRVHTQLGLTVVGAKVNGTMVPLNRQLQNGDVVELITRSNAQPSMDWLEFVRSAHARSKLRSHFRKQSRFQDASRGKDALEREAKSLGLEAKQWITDEKIKSVLPHFDSCEIPEDLYAKVGSGLVSAQNVLNRLRGGQPRPEKERVHPSEAKEGRLTVTHDGVDNILVRRARCCDPVPGDDVVGYTTRGRGMIIHRRICPNAQALSASEPERLVDLDWPPDGKFHSIMLKITTVNRQGLLMDISTVFGEAKANVTWARIRTLPNNTAEIDVSIEVSDTDHLSLVMNRISNYSDVISILRMFGRPAKR; from the coding sequence ATGGCCCTTCCAGCCGACCCTATCCACCCCGAGTGGACGGAACCACCAGAACTCGAGGAGTTCCTCGAACACCTAGGGCCGCGTCGAGAAGAAGCGAGCCTCGAACGAATCCGCAAAGCCTACTTCGTCGCCGACCGAGCCCACAAGGGGCAAACTCGCCAATCGGGGGAGCCGTACATCACCCACCCGCTCGCCGTCGCCAAAATCGTCGAGCAGATCAACATGGACGACGACACGCTGGTCGCCGCCCTGCTCCACGACACTCTCGAAGACACTCCCGTCTCCGCCACCGAGATCGAAGCGTGGTTTGGGACCGAAGTGCTCGCCATGGTCGAGGGAGTCACTAAGCTTCGATTCCAGCCGAAGGGCGAAACCGCGACGATGCGCGCCAGGGCAGAGTCGGTTCGCGCAGCCGAAAACCTCCGCAAAATGCTGCTGGCGATGGCGTCGGACGTTCGAGTCGTCATCATCAAGCTCGCCGACCGACTCCACAACATGCGAACGCTCCAGGGCCTTGAACCGGAAAAGCGCACCCGCATCGCCAATGAGACGCTCGATGTGTTCGCCCCTTTGGCTGCTCGGCTCGGCATTTGGGAGTTGAAGTGGCAACTCGAAGACCTCGCGTTTCAGAACCTCCACCCCAACGAATACCGGCGAGTGGCGGACCTCGTGGCCAAGTCCCGTGGGGAGCGTGAGTCGGAACTCGAACTGGCCATCGAAACGCTCCAACGAAAGCTCGCCGAGAAGGGAATCGCCGGCGCGGAAATCAAGGGCCGGCCCAAGCATCTCTACAGCATCTTTCAAAAAATGGTCAAGCAGGGTCGGAGCTTCGAGGAAATCCACGACCTCCTCGCCCTGCGCGTGATCGTCGAGAAGGTGAGCGACTGCTACTTGGCGCTCGGAATCGTCCACGAGTCGTTCTTGCCTCTCGCAGGGCTCTTCTATGACTACATCGCCAAGCCGAAGAGCAACGGCTACCAATCGCTCCACACCAAGGTAATGGGGCCGCACGGCGAACCGGTCGAGGTACAGATTCGAACGCGCGAAATGCACGAAGTCGCCGAATACGGCGTCGCGGCCCATTGGGGATACAAGGAAGGTTCGACCAAAGAGGCCGAGGTCAAGCAGCTTGCCCGGCTCCGCGAGCAACTCTTCGACTGGTCGAGCGACGCGAAGCTCAGCAGCGACTTCTTGCGGTCGATCTCGACTGACCTCTTCAGCGAACAGGTGTTCGTGTTCACCCCGCGAGGCGACGTGATCGATCTGCCCGCGGGCTCGACCCCTGTGGACTTCGCGTTCCGAGTGCACACCCAATTGGGCCTGACGGTCGTTGGAGCGAAGGTCAACGGTACGATGGTTCCCCTCAACCGCCAATTGCAGAACGGCGACGTAGTCGAACTGATCACTCGCTCGAACGCGCAACCCAGCATGGACTGGCTGGAGTTCGTTCGATCGGCGCACGCTCGAAGCAAGCTCCGAAGCCACTTTCGAAAGCAAAGCCGGTTTCAGGACGCCTCAAGGGGCAAGGACGCCCTCGAACGCGAGGCGAAGTCTCTGGGACTCGAAGCCAAGCAATGGATCACCGACGAGAAGATCAAATCGGTTCTTCCCCACTTCGATTCCTGTGAAATCCCCGAAGACCTTTACGCGAAGGTCGGTTCGGGGCTGGTGAGCGCCCAAAACGTCCTCAACAGGCTTCGAGGCGGGCAGCCTCGCCCCGAGAAAGAGCGCGTTCACCCCTCGGAGGCCAAGGAAGGTCGGCTCACCGTAACCCACGACGGAGTGGACAACATCTTGGTGCGGCGGGCGCGGTGCTGCGACCCTGTTCCGGGAGACGATGTGGTGGGATATACGACTCGGGGCCGGGGCATGATCATCCACAGGCGAATCTGCCCCAACGCCCAAGCTCTCTCCGCCAGCGAACCTGAACGGCTGGTCGATTTGGATTGGCCCCCGGACGGCAAGTTTCACTCGATCATGCTCAAGATCACCACCGTCAACCGCCAAGGCCTCCTCATGGACATCAGCACCGTGTTCGGCGAGGCGAAGGCCAACGTGACTTGGGCCCGCATCCGCACCTTGCCCAACAACACCGCCGAGATCGACGTATCCATCGAAGTTTCGGATACCGACCACCTGTCGCTTGTAATGAACCGGATCAGCAACTACAGCGACGTGATCAGCATTCTGCGGATGTTTGGGAGGCCGGCCAAGCGGTGA
- a CDS encoding alpha-L-fucosidase has translation MKYLAIVAAALTMSSPGLQQTEPEPLEPTPSPRQLAWQRLEYYAFVHFGPNTFTDREWGEGTESPETFLPTALDCRQWARVAKEAGMKGIILTAKHHDGFCLWPSKQSRHTVAQSRWKQGKGDVVRELSDACKEFGLEFGVYVSPWDRNHPKYGTPEYNDVFVATLTELLTGYGPIFEVWFDGANGEGPNGKRQEYDWPRFIATVRSLQPEAVIFSDAGPDVRWVGNEQGFAGETNWSLLNRDEFVPGTPRYRELTQGHENGSHWVPAECDVSIRPGWFYHPSEDGQVKSVQHLLGIYLLSVGRNANLLLNLPVDRRGLVHENDVGRLRELRKVLDTIFAHDLARGADVSASNARSDGFSPARAVDGDPESFWATTNATRSAWLELRFPSPTPLNTVVLREPIRLGQRVKSFRVQAQVEGQWVLIGLGTTIGNRRIVTTDTVYATALRVGIEDSKACPLLSSVEVYAAPPTAFIDTPDRDFLDSLRVTLSSDDSRAEIRYTLDGAEPTQASPLYRGPFELRESATLKARAFRGGKGSLWPTEATFKKHDAASLKKPIHFVRKPEDGLLCEVFEVSLQSLADFKGGQSTRKEVVSTPALGAQTRDEQFALRFSGVFLAPEDGLYAFSLTSDDGSRLWMHDELTVDNDGLHGPATRRAVVGLKAGYHPLRIEYFNGTGGRELKVEVVGPGGKKLGGRENWAH, from the coding sequence ATGAAGTACCTTGCGATCGTTGCCGCAGCCCTCACCATGAGCTCTCCTGGCCTTCAGCAAACCGAGCCCGAACCGCTCGAACCGACGCCTTCGCCCCGCCAACTGGCTTGGCAGAGACTCGAATACTACGCGTTCGTTCATTTCGGGCCCAATACCTTCACCGACAGGGAGTGGGGGGAGGGCACCGAAAGTCCGGAGACGTTCCTGCCGACCGCCCTCGATTGCCGGCAATGGGCAAGGGTCGCCAAGGAAGCGGGGATGAAGGGCATTATCCTCACAGCGAAGCACCATGACGGCTTCTGCCTGTGGCCTTCGAAGCAGAGCCGGCATACGGTCGCTCAAAGCCGTTGGAAACAGGGCAAGGGCGACGTCGTACGGGAACTGAGCGATGCTTGCAAGGAGTTCGGACTCGAGTTTGGCGTGTACGTCTCGCCCTGGGATCGAAATCACCCAAAGTACGGAACCCCTGAGTACAACGATGTGTTCGTGGCGACCCTCACCGAACTGTTGACCGGGTATGGCCCGATCTTCGAAGTGTGGTTTGATGGCGCGAATGGGGAGGGCCCGAACGGAAAACGTCAAGAGTACGACTGGCCGAGGTTCATCGCCACGGTGCGAAGTTTGCAGCCTGAAGCGGTGATTTTCAGCGATGCGGGTCCCGATGTGAGATGGGTCGGCAACGAACAGGGCTTTGCGGGCGAAACGAACTGGAGTCTGCTGAACCGCGATGAGTTCGTTCCGGGGACTCCTCGCTACCGCGAACTGACGCAGGGTCACGAAAACGGTTCCCACTGGGTTCCTGCGGAGTGCGACGTTTCGATTCGACCCGGCTGGTTCTATCACCCCTCCGAAGACGGCCAGGTCAAGTCCGTCCAACACCTACTCGGAATCTACTTGCTTTCGGTCGGACGGAACGCCAACCTCCTCTTGAACTTGCCGGTCGACCGGCGCGGGCTGGTCCATGAGAACGATGTCGGCAGGCTTCGCGAACTCCGGAAGGTCCTCGACACGATCTTCGCCCACGACCTTGCTCGCGGCGCGGATGTCTCGGCCTCGAACGCTCGGTCCGACGGTTTTTCACCCGCGAGGGCGGTGGACGGTGACCCTGAAAGCTTTTGGGCGACGACGAACGCGACGAGATCGGCATGGCTCGAGTTGCGGTTTCCCAGCCCAACTCCTCTCAACACCGTGGTCCTCCGCGAGCCGATCCGATTGGGGCAGCGAGTGAAGTCGTTCCGAGTTCAGGCTCAGGTCGAGGGCCAATGGGTCTTGATCGGTCTCGGTACCACGATAGGCAACAGGCGCATCGTAACGACGGATACCGTGTACGCCACGGCTCTGCGCGTGGGCATCGAAGACTCGAAGGCATGCCCGTTGCTTTCGTCGGTCGAAGTGTACGCGGCCCCTCCCACGGCGTTCATCGACACCCCCGACCGCGACTTCCTCGATTCCCTGCGAGTGACGCTCAGCAGCGACGACTCCCGAGCGGAGATTCGATACACCCTCGACGGCGCGGAGCCCACCCAGGCGTCCCCGCTATACCGCGGTCCGTTCGAGCTTCGAGAATCGGCGACCTTGAAGGCTCGAGCGTTTCGCGGGGGGAAAGGGAGCCTTTGGCCCACCGAAGCGACGTTCAAGAAGCATGACGCTGCGAGCCTGAAGAAGCCCATTCACTTCGTACGCAAACCGGAAGACGGGCTCCTATGCGAGGTGTTCGAAGTGTCCTTGCAGAGCCTGGCCGACTTCAAAGGCGGGCAGTCCACACGAAAAGAAGTCGTCTCTACCCCAGCGCTGGGCGCGCAAACTCGGGACGAGCAGTTCGCGTTGCGGTTTTCGGGCGTCTTCCTCGCGCCGGAGGACGGGCTGTATGCGTTCTCATTGACCAGCGACGACGGCAGCCGACTTTGGATGCACGACGAGCTTACGGTGGACAATGACGGGTTGCATGGCCCAGCCACTCGCAGGGCCGTGGTGGGGCTGAAGGCGGGGTATCACCCCCTCCGGATCGAGTACTTCAACGGCACGGGCGGGCGGGAACTCAAGGTCGAGGTAGTGGGACCTGGCGGCAAGAAGCTAGGCGGCCGGGAGAATTGGGCGCACTAA
- a CDS encoding 3-deoxy-manno-octulosonate cytidylyltransferase, which produces MRVMIVIPARMDSTRFPGKPLVDLMGKPMVQWVFEAARKSAYAEEVVVATPDPVIVDRCQEFGCKALLTRSDHLTGTDRIAEVASQVESEVYVNVQGDEPLIPTASIDACVAPLLERADAQMASVYCDCEPAEIDNPMVVKVVTDNSGRALYFSRHAIPYPRNPRTIPVKKHVGLYAFRRQALLEFASLPPSPLEIAESLEQLRFLENGIGIQMSPAQGTELAVDTPEQAEQVRRILELRSSSRV; this is translated from the coding sequence ATGCGCGTGATGATCGTGATCCCGGCGAGGATGGACAGTACGAGATTTCCCGGCAAGCCCCTGGTCGATCTGATGGGCAAGCCAATGGTGCAGTGGGTCTTCGAGGCGGCCCGAAAGTCGGCATACGCCGAAGAAGTCGTGGTCGCCACGCCCGATCCTGTGATCGTCGACCGCTGCCAGGAGTTCGGCTGCAAGGCCCTTCTGACCCGCAGCGACCACCTAACCGGAACCGATCGCATTGCCGAGGTCGCAAGCCAAGTGGAAAGCGAGGTTTACGTCAACGTGCAGGGCGACGAGCCGCTCATCCCCACGGCCTCGATCGATGCTTGCGTCGCTCCCCTGCTCGAACGCGCGGACGCCCAAATGGCAAGCGTGTACTGCGACTGTGAACCCGCCGAGATCGACAACCCGATGGTGGTGAAAGTCGTCACGGACAACTCGGGCCGGGCGCTTTACTTCAGCCGCCATGCCATCCCCTACCCCCGCAACCCCAGGACGATCCCGGTCAAGAAGCACGTCGGGCTTTATGCCTTCCGACGGCAGGCCCTGCTTGAGTTCGCATCCCTGCCCCCTTCCCCACTCGAGATCGCCGAGTCCCTCGAACAGCTCCGCTTCCTCGAAAACGGGATCGGGATCCAGATGAGCCCGGCTCAAGGCACCGAACTGGCCGTCGATACCCCTGAGCAAGCGGAACAGGTTCGCCGAATCCTTGAACTTCGTTCGAGTTCGAGGGTTTGA